One genomic region from Streptomyces venezuelae encodes:
- a CDS encoding 5-carboxymethyl-2-hydroxymuconate Delta-isomerase, with protein sequence MPQITVDYSAPLDRRGFALALHPLVVETVDTELDACKTRFREVEETVVGDGATEDEIVHVEIALLSGRTDDTKARLSKAVLDLLPQFVKATENVRLSVEIRDLESSYRKR encoded by the coding sequence ATGCCGCAGATCACCGTGGACTACTCCGCGCCCCTCGACCGGCGCGGCTTCGCGCTCGCCCTGCACCCGCTGGTCGTCGAAACCGTGGACACCGAGCTGGACGCCTGCAAGACCCGCTTCCGCGAGGTCGAGGAGACCGTCGTCGGCGACGGCGCCACCGAGGACGAAATCGTGCACGTCGAGATCGCCCTGCTCTCCGGCCGCACGGACGACACCAAGGCGCGGCTCTCGAAGGCCGTCCTCGATCTGCTGCCGCAGTTCGTCAAGGCGACCGAGAACGTCCGGCTCTCCGTCGAGATCCGCGACCTCGAATCGTCCTATCGCAAGCGCTGA
- a CDS encoding GNAT family N-acetyltransferase, giving the protein MTTQVTFRQADDRDPDLLVRLFDGAAAWMVRNGIDQWKPGGKGAEHFRARIAAGEVWLASHGDRVVGAYELWWEDREVWGPQPPVAGYVHRLMTDREAAPAGAGRMLLAHAEERIAASGRTLARLDCETRNPRLGTYYEGAGYTALAPLLEKVGPDGRRYTVTLMEKPVA; this is encoded by the coding sequence ATGACGACACAAGTGACCTTCCGGCAGGCGGACGACCGCGATCCGGACCTTCTGGTGAGGCTGTTCGACGGGGCGGCCGCCTGGATGGTGCGAAACGGGATCGACCAGTGGAAGCCGGGCGGGAAGGGCGCCGAGCACTTCCGGGCGCGCATCGCCGCGGGCGAGGTGTGGCTGGCGTCCCACGGGGACCGGGTCGTCGGCGCGTACGAGCTGTGGTGGGAGGACCGGGAGGTCTGGGGGCCGCAGCCGCCGGTGGCGGGGTACGTGCACCGGCTGATGACCGACCGGGAGGCGGCGCCCGCCGGCGCCGGGCGGATGCTGCTCGCGCACGCGGAGGAGCGGATCGCCGCCTCGGGCCGGACGCTGGCCCGGCTGGACTGCGAGACGCGCAATCCGCGCCTGGGGACGTACTACGAGGGCGCCGGGTACACGGCCCTCGCCCCGCTCCTGGAGAAGGTCGGTCCCGACGGCCGCCGGTACACGGTGACGCTGATGGAGAAGCCCGTGGCGTGA
- the pulA gene encoding pullulanase-type alpha-1,6-glucosidase → MTPKRTAVALAAALCAALVPAVPAAAAPRPPAPPSDRTLAAQPARQDLTREQFYFVLPDRFANGDTSNDRGGLTGSRTRTGFDPADKGFYQGGDLKGLTQRLDYIKGLGTTAIWMAPIFKNRPVQGEGKDASAGYHGYWITDFTQVDPHFGTNEDLERLIAAAHAKGMKVFFDVITNHTADTVDYAEKKYGYRPKGAYPYLDASGRPFDDRDAIGKVDTGSFPYTPVEQANTKVPSWLNDPTMYHNRGDSTWAGESAEYGDFVGLDDLWTERPEVVEGMKKIYEKWVRDFKIDGFRIDTVKHVDLDFWTEWATALDAYAKKRGREDFFMFGEVYSADTTVTSPYVTRGRLDATLDFPFQDAARAFASQGAGADRLAKVFAEDYRYTTDKANAYEQVTFLGNHDMGRIGTFLKQDNPNASDAELLRRARLANELMFLSRGNPVIYSGDEQGFTGAGGDKDARQPLFAAQAADYLDDDQLGTDRTHATDAYDTKHPVYTSVAELSRLTKAHPALRDGVQQERLAEGSVYAFSRTDAKARTEYLVATNSATSDKTVTIPVDSAAFRALYGGQGAVAAKDGKVTVTVPALSSLVLRADAPLPAPAAKPVVSLKAPAAGATGTVELTADVTGGGLNRVVFAAQVGNGRWQTLGTADHAPYKVTQHVTAAAGTPLRYKAVVVDSAGRTASATAATTAGQVPAPEKPVAVERTYAVVHYQREDGNYDGWQLKAAGQEAAFTGRDAHGAFAWVKVPEGASTVAYTVEKDGAADGPQRSITLGRTGEVWITQGQDGQSDTNPAPAPQDKTKAVIHYQRPDGNYDGWGLHTWTGAAQPTDWSKPLMPVRVDAYGAVYEVPLTEGATSLSYILHKGDEKDLPTDQSLDLATYGHEIWALSGQQKYLLPTVGGAPNLDLGKAEAQWIDRNTVVWKVKTTDATSQQLVYAKNGGITVTDGALSSEGQWLRLNPTALTDAQKAEHPHLKDYPAFTLDARDADRVRDSLRGQLIATQRAANGALLAATGVQTAGVLDDLYATKATGAALGPVFRGGKVGLSVWAPTAQSVALELDGRTVPMRRDDSSGVWSVTGPKSWTGKPYRYVVKVWAPTVQKVVENKVTDPYSTALTTDSARSLAVDLTDPKLAPGGWKSLKKPAAVPLRDAQIQELHIRDFSIADPTAKADHKGTYLAFTDRNSKGSQHLKALAASGTSYVHLLPAFDIGTIPEKKSGQTAPACDLKVYAPDSEEQQACVAAAAAKDAYNWGYDPLHYTVPEGSYATDPEGTRRTVEFRQMVQALNGNGLRTVMDVVYNHTVAAGQSDKSVLDKIVPGYYQRLQADGSVATSTCCANTAPENAMMGKLVVDSVVTWAKDYKVDGFRFDLMGHHPKANMLAVRKALDELTVARDGVDGKAIVLYGEGWNFGEIADDSRFVQATQKNMAGTGIATFSDRARDAVRGGGPFDEDPGVQGFASGLFTDPNSSTANGTPAEQKARLLHYQDLIKVGLSGNLADYSFTDTSGRTVKGSQVDYNGAPAGYAAVPGDALAYADAHDNEALYDALAFKLPAGTSATDRARMQVLAMATATLSQGPALSQAGSDLLRSKSLDRNSYDSGDWFNAIHWDCRDGNGFGRGLPPAPDNKAKWSYGKPLLVNPALTVGCEQIDGASAAYRDLQKIRTTEPVFSLATTGQVQDALTFPLSGRDETPGVITMRLDDLVVVLNATPQGTSQKVADLAGKGYALHPVQANGSDAVVKSSSYEAASGTFTVPARTVAVFRTAS, encoded by the coding sequence GTGACACCGAAGAGAACGGCGGTCGCGCTCGCCGCCGCCCTGTGCGCGGCCCTCGTGCCCGCCGTCCCCGCGGCCGCCGCGCCCCGGCCCCCCGCCCCGCCCTCCGACCGGACGCTCGCGGCCCAGCCCGCCCGTCAGGACCTCACCCGCGAGCAGTTCTACTTCGTCCTGCCGGACCGGTTCGCCAACGGCGACACCTCCAACGACCGCGGCGGCCTCACCGGCAGCCGTACACGGACCGGCTTCGACCCGGCCGACAAGGGCTTCTACCAGGGCGGCGACCTCAAGGGCCTGACCCAGCGGCTCGACTACATCAAGGGCCTCGGGACCACCGCCATCTGGATGGCCCCGATCTTCAAGAACCGGCCCGTGCAGGGGGAGGGGAAGGACGCCTCCGCCGGCTACCACGGCTACTGGATCACCGACTTCACCCAGGTCGACCCGCACTTCGGGACCAACGAGGACCTGGAGAGGCTGATCGCCGCCGCCCACGCCAAGGGCATGAAGGTCTTCTTCGACGTCATCACCAACCACACCGCCGACACCGTCGACTACGCCGAGAAGAAGTACGGCTACCGCCCCAAGGGCGCCTACCCGTACCTCGACGCCTCAGGCCGTCCCTTCGACGACCGGGACGCGATCGGCAAGGTCGACACCGGCTCCTTCCCGTACACCCCCGTCGAGCAGGCGAACACCAAGGTCCCGTCCTGGCTCAACGACCCCACGATGTACCACAACCGCGGCGACTCCACCTGGGCCGGCGAGTCCGCCGAGTACGGCGACTTCGTCGGACTCGACGACCTGTGGACCGAGCGCCCCGAGGTCGTCGAAGGCATGAAGAAGATCTACGAGAAGTGGGTCCGCGACTTCAAGATCGACGGCTTCCGCATCGACACCGTCAAACACGTCGACCTTGACTTCTGGACCGAGTGGGCGACCGCCCTCGACGCGTACGCCAAGAAGCGCGGCCGCGAGGACTTCTTCATGTTCGGCGAGGTCTACTCCGCCGACACCACCGTCACCAGCCCCTACGTCACCCGGGGCCGCCTCGACGCCACCCTCGACTTCCCCTTCCAGGACGCGGCCCGCGCCTTCGCCTCCCAGGGTGCCGGCGCCGACCGCCTCGCGAAGGTCTTCGCCGAGGACTACCGCTACACCACCGACAAGGCCAACGCCTACGAGCAGGTGACCTTCCTCGGCAACCACGACATGGGCCGCATCGGCACCTTCCTCAAGCAGGACAACCCGAACGCCTCCGACGCCGAACTCCTCCGCCGGGCCCGGCTCGCCAACGAGCTGATGTTCCTGTCCCGCGGCAACCCGGTGATCTACTCCGGCGACGAACAGGGCTTCACCGGCGCCGGCGGCGACAAGGACGCCCGGCAGCCCCTCTTCGCCGCCCAGGCCGCCGACTACCTCGACGACGACCAGCTCGGCACGGACCGCACCCACGCCACCGACGCGTACGACACGAAGCACCCCGTCTACACGTCCGTCGCCGAACTCTCCCGCCTGACCAAGGCCCACCCGGCCCTCCGCGACGGCGTCCAGCAGGAGCGGCTCGCCGAGGGCTCCGTCTACGCCTTCTCCCGTACGGACGCCAAGGCGCGGACCGAGTACCTCGTCGCCACCAACAGCGCCACCAGCGACAAGACCGTCACGATCCCCGTCGACTCCGCCGCCTTCCGTGCCCTGTACGGGGGTCAGGGCGCCGTCGCCGCGAAGGACGGCAAGGTCACCGTCACCGTCCCGGCGCTCTCCTCGCTCGTCCTCCGGGCGGACGCCCCGCTCCCGGCCCCGGCCGCGAAGCCCGTCGTCTCGCTGAAGGCCCCGGCCGCCGGCGCCACCGGCACCGTCGAGCTCACCGCCGACGTCACCGGCGGCGGCCTCAACCGCGTCGTCTTCGCCGCACAGGTCGGCAACGGCCGCTGGCAGACGCTCGGCACCGCCGACCACGCCCCCTACAAGGTCACCCAGCACGTGACCGCCGCCGCCGGAACGCCCCTGCGCTACAAGGCCGTCGTCGTCGACAGCGCCGGCCGCACCGCGAGCGCCACCGCCGCCACCACGGCCGGCCAGGTCCCCGCGCCGGAGAAGCCCGTCGCCGTCGAGCGCACGTACGCCGTCGTCCACTACCAGCGCGAGGACGGGAACTACGACGGCTGGCAGCTGAAGGCCGCCGGCCAGGAGGCCGCGTTCACCGGCCGCGACGCCCACGGCGCCTTCGCCTGGGTCAAGGTCCCCGAAGGCGCCTCCACCGTCGCGTACACCGTCGAGAAGGACGGCGCCGCCGACGGCCCCCAGCGGAGCATCACCCTCGGCCGCACCGGCGAGGTCTGGATCACGCAGGGCCAGGACGGCCAGTCCGACACGAACCCGGCACCGGCCCCGCAGGACAAGACCAAGGCCGTCATCCACTACCAGCGGCCCGACGGCAACTACGACGGCTGGGGCCTCCACACCTGGACCGGCGCCGCCCAGCCCACCGACTGGTCCAAGCCGCTCATGCCGGTCCGCGTCGACGCGTACGGCGCCGTCTACGAGGTGCCGCTCACCGAGGGCGCGACCTCCCTCTCGTACATCCTCCACAAGGGCGACGAGAAGGACCTGCCCACCGACCAGTCCCTCGACCTCGCCACCTACGGCCACGAGATCTGGGCGCTCTCCGGACAGCAGAAGTACCTCCTCCCGACCGTCGGCGGCGCCCCGAACCTCGACCTCGGCAAGGCCGAGGCCCAGTGGATCGACCGGAACACCGTCGTCTGGAAGGTGAAGACCACCGACGCCACGAGCCAGCAGCTGGTGTACGCGAAGAACGGCGGGATCACCGTCACCGACGGGGCCCTCAGCAGCGAGGGCCAGTGGCTCCGGCTCAACCCGACGGCCCTCACCGACGCCCAGAAGGCGGAGCACCCGCACCTCAAGGACTACCCGGCCTTCACCCTCGACGCGCGCGACGCCGACCGCGTCCGGGACTCCCTGCGCGGCCAGCTCATCGCCACCCAGCGCGCCGCCAACGGCGCCCTGCTCGCCGCCACCGGCGTCCAGACGGCCGGCGTCCTCGACGACCTGTACGCGACGAAGGCCACCGGCGCCGCCCTCGGCCCCGTCTTCCGCGGCGGCAAGGTCGGCCTCTCCGTCTGGGCCCCCACCGCGCAGTCCGTCGCCCTCGAACTCGACGGCCGGACCGTGCCCATGCGGCGCGACGACAGCTCCGGCGTCTGGTCCGTCACCGGCCCGAAGTCCTGGACGGGCAAGCCGTACCGGTACGTCGTGAAGGTCTGGGCCCCCACCGTCCAGAAGGTCGTGGAGAACAAGGTCACCGACCCCTACTCCACCGCCCTCACCACCGATTCCGCCCGCAGCCTCGCCGTCGACCTGACGGACCCGAAGCTCGCCCCCGGCGGCTGGAAGTCCCTGAAGAAGCCGGCCGCCGTGCCGCTGCGGGACGCCCAGATCCAGGAGCTCCACATCCGCGACTTCTCGATCGCGGACCCCACGGCCAAGGCCGACCACAAGGGCACCTACCTGGCCTTCACCGACCGGAACAGCAAGGGCTCGCAGCACCTCAAGGCGCTCGCCGCCTCCGGCACCTCCTACGTCCACCTCCTCCCGGCCTTCGACATCGGCACCATTCCCGAGAAGAAGTCCGGACAGACCGCACCCGCCTGCGATCTCAAGGTCTACGCCCCCGACTCCGAGGAGCAGCAGGCCTGCGTCGCCGCCGCCGCGGCCAAGGACGCCTACAACTGGGGCTACGACCCGCTGCACTACACCGTCCCCGAGGGCTCCTACGCCACCGACCCCGAAGGCACCCGCCGCACGGTCGAGTTCCGGCAGATGGTCCAGGCCCTCAACGGCAACGGCCTGCGCACCGTCATGGACGTCGTCTACAACCACACCGTCGCCGCCGGACAGTCCGACAAGTCCGTCCTCGACAAGATCGTGCCCGGCTACTACCAGCGCCTCCAGGCCGACGGCTCCGTCGCCACCTCCACCTGCTGCGCCAACACCGCGCCCGAGAACGCCATGATGGGCAAGCTCGTCGTCGACTCGGTCGTCACCTGGGCCAAGGACTACAAGGTCGACGGCTTCCGCTTCGACCTCATGGGCCACCACCCCAAGGCCAACATGCTCGCCGTGCGGAAGGCCCTCGACGAGCTCACCGTTGCGCGCGACGGCGTCGACGGCAAGGCGATCGTCCTCTACGGCGAGGGCTGGAACTTCGGCGAGATCGCCGACGACTCCCGCTTCGTCCAGGCCACCCAGAAGAACATGGCCGGCACGGGCATCGCGACCTTCTCCGACCGCGCCCGCGACGCCGTGCGCGGCGGCGGACCCTTCGACGAGGACCCGGGCGTCCAGGGCTTCGCCTCCGGACTCTTCACCGACCCCAACTCCTCGACGGCCAACGGCACTCCGGCCGAACAGAAGGCTCGCCTGCTCCACTACCAGGACCTGATCAAGGTCGGCCTGTCCGGCAACCTGGCCGACTACTCCTTCACCGACACCTCGGGCCGTACGGTCAAGGGCAGCCAGGTCGACTACAACGGAGCCCCCGCCGGCTACGCCGCCGTCCCGGGCGACGCCCTCGCCTACGCCGACGCCCACGACAACGAGGCCCTGTACGACGCGCTGGCCTTCAAGCTCCCGGCGGGCACCTCGGCCACGGACCGTGCCCGCATGCAGGTCCTCGCCATGGCGACCGCGACCCTCTCGCAGGGCCCGGCGCTGTCCCAGGCCGGCTCGGACCTGCTGCGCTCCAAGTCCCTGGACCGCAACTCCTACGACAGCGGCGACTGGTTCAACGCGATCCACTGGGACTGCCGCGACGGCAACGGCTTCGGCCGCGGCCTGCCCCCGGCCCCCGACAACAAGGCCAAGTGGTCCTACGGGAAGCCGCTGCTCGTCAACCCGGCCCTGACGGTCGGCTGCGAGCAGATCGACGGCGCCTCCGCCGCCTACCGCGACCTGCAGAAGATCCGTACGACCGAGCCGGTGTTCTCGCTGGCCACCACGGGCCAGGTGCAGGACGCCCTGACCTTCCCGCTCTCCGGCCGTGACGAGACCCCCGGCGTCATCACCATGCGCCTCGACGATCTCGTCGTCGTCCTCAACGCGACCCCGCAGGGCACCTCGCAGAAGGTCGCCGACCTGGCGGGCAAGGGCTACGCCCTCCACCCGGTCCAGGCGAACGGCTCGGACGCCGTCGTGAAGTCGTCCTCGTACGAGGCGGCTTCGGGCACCTTCACGGTCCCGGCCCGGACGGTGGCGGTCTTCAGGACCGCGAGCTGA
- a CDS encoding carbohydrate-binding module family 20 domain-containing protein codes for MARKTVAAALALVAGAAVAVTGNAPAQAVPPGEKDVTAVMFEWNFASVARECTDRLGPAGYGYVQVSPPQEHLQGGQWWTSYQPVSYKIAGRLGDRTAFKNMIDTCHAAGVKVVADSVINHMANGSGTGTGGTSFSKYDYPGLYSGSDMDDCRATISNYQDRANVQNCELVQLPDLDTGEDHVRGKIAGYLNDLASLGVDGFRIDAAKHMPAADLANIKSRLTNPNVFWKLEAIHGAGEAVSPSEYLGSGDVQEFRYARDLKRVLQGEKLSYLKNFGEAWGHMPSGQSGVFVDNHDTERGGDTLSYKDGANYTLASVFMLAWPYGSPDVHSGYEWTDKDAGPPNNGQVNACYTDGWKCQHAWREISSMVAFRNTARGQAVTNWWDNGNNAIAFGRGSKAYVAINHETSALTRTFQTSLPAGSYCDVQSNTPVTVNSSGQFTATLAANTAVALHVNATGCGSTPTTPPTTPPATSGASFNVTATTVVGQNIYVTGNRAELGNWAPASALKLDPATYPVWKLTVGLPAGTSFEYKYIRKDAAGNVTWESGANRTATVPASGQLVLNDTFRS; via the coding sequence ATGGCCAGAAAGACCGTGGCAGCTGCACTCGCCCTTGTGGCGGGAGCCGCTGTGGCCGTCACGGGCAACGCCCCGGCGCAGGCCGTCCCGCCCGGCGAGAAGGACGTCACCGCGGTGATGTTCGAGTGGAACTTCGCCTCGGTGGCCCGGGAGTGCACCGACCGCCTCGGCCCCGCCGGATACGGATACGTCCAGGTCTCGCCGCCCCAGGAGCACCTCCAGGGCGGCCAGTGGTGGACCTCGTACCAGCCGGTCAGCTACAAGATCGCCGGACGTCTCGGCGACCGCACCGCCTTCAAGAACATGATCGACACCTGCCACGCGGCCGGCGTCAAGGTCGTGGCCGACTCCGTCATCAACCACATGGCGAACGGCTCCGGCACGGGAACGGGCGGGACCTCGTTCTCCAAGTACGACTACCCGGGCCTCTACTCCGGCTCCGACATGGACGACTGCCGCGCCACGATCTCCAACTACCAGGATCGCGCCAACGTCCAGAACTGCGAGCTCGTGCAGCTGCCGGACCTCGACACGGGCGAGGACCACGTCCGCGGGAAGATAGCCGGCTACCTCAACGACCTGGCGTCGCTGGGCGTCGACGGCTTCCGGATCGACGCCGCCAAGCACATGCCGGCCGCCGACCTCGCGAACATCAAGTCCCGGCTGACGAACCCGAACGTCTTCTGGAAGCTGGAGGCCATCCACGGCGCCGGCGAGGCCGTCTCCCCGAGCGAGTACCTCGGCAGCGGAGACGTCCAGGAGTTCCGCTACGCCCGCGACCTCAAGCGCGTCCTCCAGGGCGAGAAGCTCTCCTACCTGAAGAACTTCGGCGAGGCCTGGGGCCACATGCCCTCCGGCCAGTCCGGCGTCTTCGTCGACAACCACGACACCGAGCGCGGCGGCGACACCCTGTCCTACAAGGACGGCGCGAACTACACCCTCGCCTCCGTCTTCATGCTCGCCTGGCCCTACGGCTCCCCGGACGTCCACTCCGGCTACGAGTGGACCGACAAGGACGCCGGACCGCCCAACAACGGCCAGGTCAACGCCTGCTACACCGACGGCTGGAAGTGCCAGCACGCCTGGCGCGAGATCTCCTCCATGGTGGCCTTCCGCAACACCGCCCGCGGACAGGCCGTCACGAACTGGTGGGACAACGGCAACAACGCGATCGCGTTCGGCCGCGGCTCCAAGGCCTACGTGGCCATCAACCACGAGACCTCCGCGCTCACCCGCACCTTCCAGACCTCGCTGCCCGCCGGCTCCTACTGCGACGTCCAGTCCAACACCCCCGTGACGGTGAACTCGTCCGGCCAGTTCACGGCCACCCTCGCGGCGAACACCGCGGTGGCCCTGCACGTGAACGCCACCGGCTGCGGCTCCACCCCCACCACGCCGCCGACGACCCCGCCCGCCACCTCGGGCGCGTCCTTCAATGTCACCGCCACCACCGTGGTCGGCCAGAACATCTACGTCACCGGCAACCGCGCCGAGCTCGGCAACTGGGCCCCGGCCTCCGCCCTCAAGCTCGACCCGGCCACGTACCCCGTCTGGAAGCTGACCGTCGGCCTGCCCGCCGGAACCTCCTTCGAGTACAAGTACATCCGCAAGGACGCCGCCGGAAACGTCACCTGGGAGTCCGGCGCCAACCGCACCGCGACCGTCCCCGCCTCGGGCCAGCTCGTCCTGAACGACACGTTCCGCAGCTAG
- a CDS encoding alpha-amylase family glycosyl hydrolase yields MTQHLATPADAPTTGTHTGWWREAVIYQVYPRSFADGNGDGMGDLEGVRSRLPYLKELGVDAVWLSPFYASPQADAGYDVADYRAIDPMFGSLLDADALIREAHDLGLRIIVDLVPNHSSDQHEWFQRALREGPGSPLRERYHFRPGKGESGELPPNDWESIFGGPAWTRTENPDGTPGEWYLHLFAPEQPDFNWEHPAVRDEFRSILRFWLDMGVDGFRVDVAHGLVKASGLPDIGAHDQLKLLGNDVMPFFDQDGVHEIYRTWRQILAEYDGERILVAEAWTPTVDRTANYVRPDEMHQAFNFQYLGTHWDATELRSVIDASLDAMRPVGAPTTWVLSNHDVTRHATRFANPAGLGTQLREAGDRELGLRRARAATLLMLALPGSAYVYQGEELGLPDVTDLPDEVRQDPSFWRASGQDGFRDGCRVPIPWAVEGSSYGFGEGGSWLPQPATWGALSVEAQTGDPGSTLELYRSALAVRRERPELGAGEDVEWLEAPEGVLSFRRDGFVCTANTTGRAISVPLPGRFLLANEEIRIVDDEAEVPADTTVWWAV; encoded by the coding sequence ATGACCCAGCATCTCGCCACCCCGGCCGACGCCCCCACCACCGGCACGCACACGGGCTGGTGGAGAGAAGCGGTGATCTACCAGGTCTACCCGCGCAGCTTCGCCGACGGCAACGGCGACGGCATGGGCGACCTGGAGGGTGTCCGCAGCCGGCTGCCCTACCTCAAGGAACTCGGCGTCGACGCCGTCTGGCTCTCCCCGTTCTACGCGTCGCCGCAGGCCGACGCCGGATACGACGTCGCCGACTACCGGGCCATCGACCCGATGTTCGGCTCCCTCCTCGATGCCGACGCCCTGATCCGCGAGGCCCACGACCTGGGCCTCCGGATCATCGTCGACCTCGTCCCCAACCACTCCTCCGACCAGCACGAGTGGTTCCAGCGGGCGCTGCGCGAGGGCCCCGGATCGCCGCTGCGCGAGCGCTACCACTTCCGCCCCGGCAAGGGCGAGAGCGGTGAACTTCCCCCCAACGACTGGGAGTCCATCTTCGGCGGCCCCGCCTGGACCCGTACGGAGAACCCGGACGGCACCCCCGGCGAGTGGTACCTCCACCTCTTCGCCCCGGAGCAGCCCGACTTCAACTGGGAACACCCGGCCGTACGCGACGAGTTCCGCTCCATCCTGCGCTTCTGGCTCGACATGGGCGTCGACGGCTTCCGCGTCGACGTCGCCCACGGTCTCGTCAAGGCCTCCGGGCTGCCCGACATCGGTGCCCACGACCAGCTGAAGCTGCTGGGCAACGACGTCATGCCCTTCTTCGACCAGGACGGCGTCCACGAGATCTACCGCACCTGGCGGCAGATCCTCGCCGAGTACGACGGGGAGCGCATCCTCGTCGCCGAGGCCTGGACCCCGACCGTCGACCGCACCGCGAACTACGTGCGCCCCGACGAGATGCACCAGGCCTTCAACTTCCAGTACCTGGGCACCCACTGGGACGCGACGGAGCTCCGCTCGGTCATCGACGCCTCGCTCGACGCGATGCGCCCGGTCGGCGCGCCCACCACCTGGGTGCTCTCCAACCACGACGTCACCCGGCACGCCACCCGCTTCGCCAACCCGGCGGGCCTCGGCACCCAGCTCCGCGAGGCCGGCGACCGCGAGCTCGGCCTGCGCCGGGCCCGGGCCGCGACCCTGCTGATGCTGGCCCTGCCCGGCTCGGCCTACGTCTACCAGGGCGAGGAGCTCGGCCTGCCGGACGTCACCGACCTGCCCGACGAGGTCCGCCAGGACCCGTCCTTCTGGCGGGCCAGCGGCCAGGACGGCTTCCGCGACGGCTGCCGGGTGCCGATCCCGTGGGCCGTCGAGGGCTCCTCGTACGGCTTCGGCGAGGGCGGCTCCTGGCTGCCGCAGCCCGCGACCTGGGGCGCGCTGAGCGTCGAGGCGCAGACCGGCGACCCCGGCTCCACCCTGGAGCTCTACCGCAGCGCGCTCGCCGTGCGCCGCGAGCGCCCCGAACTCGGTGCGGGCGAGGACGTCGAGTGGCTGGAGGCACCCGAGGGTGTGCTCTCCTTCCGTCGCGACGGCTTCGTCTGCACCGCCAACACCACCGGCCGGGCCATCTCCGTCCCGCTGCCCGGCCGGTTCCTCCTTGCCAACGAGGAGATCCGCATCGTCGACGACGAAGCGGAAGTTCCCGCCGACACCACCGTCTGGTGGGCGGTGTGA
- a CDS encoding LacI family DNA-binding transcriptional regulator, whose translation MGGVTIPLPRGAGNGGPRLADIAAQSGVSEATVSRVLNGKAGVAGATRHKVLAALDVLGYERPVRLKRRSAGLVGLVVPELTNPIFPAFAQVVEQVLAGHGYTPVLCTQMPGGATEDELVDQLVERGVAGIVFLSGLHADASADPARYARLSDRGVPYVLINGYNEHIDANFVSPDDRAAARMAVRHLVELGHERIGLAIGPTRYVPSRRKAEGFTAELYELLGIERDEAERFIRPTLFGVEGGHAAADILLGEGCTGIVCGSDLMALGVIRAVRARGLDVPGDVSVVGFDDSPLIAFTSPPLSTVRQPVQAMATAAVGALLEEIEGNPVQRTEFVFQPELVVRGSTAQPPGRVSQVLS comes from the coding sequence GTGGGCGGTGTGACGATCCCCCTGCCGCGGGGCGCCGGAAACGGCGGCCCGCGGCTCGCGGACATCGCGGCCCAGTCCGGCGTCAGCGAGGCCACCGTCAGCCGGGTCCTCAACGGCAAGGCGGGGGTGGCCGGAGCGACCCGGCACAAGGTGCTCGCCGCGCTCGACGTGCTCGGCTACGAGCGTCCCGTACGGCTCAAACGCCGCAGCGCGGGCCTCGTCGGGCTCGTCGTGCCCGAGCTGACCAACCCGATCTTCCCGGCGTTCGCGCAGGTCGTCGAGCAGGTCCTCGCCGGCCACGGCTACACCCCGGTGCTCTGCACGCAGATGCCCGGCGGCGCCACCGAGGACGAGCTCGTCGACCAGCTCGTGGAGCGCGGGGTGGCCGGCATCGTCTTCCTCTCCGGGCTGCACGCGGACGCCTCCGCCGACCCCGCGCGGTACGCCCGGCTGAGCGACCGGGGCGTGCCGTACGTCCTCATCAACGGCTACAACGAGCACATCGACGCCAACTTCGTCTCCCCGGACGACCGGGCCGCCGCCCGCATGGCCGTGCGGCACCTGGTCGAGCTGGGCCACGAGCGGATCGGGCTCGCGATCGGCCCCACCCGTTACGTGCCCTCGCGCCGCAAGGCCGAGGGCTTCACCGCCGAGCTGTACGAGCTCCTGGGCATCGAGCGGGACGAGGCCGAACGCTTCATCAGGCCCACGCTGTTCGGCGTCGAGGGCGGGCACGCGGCGGCCGACATCCTGCTCGGCGAGGGCTGCACGGGCATCGTCTGCGGCTCCGACCTGATGGCGCTCGGCGTGATCCGCGCGGTCCGCGCCCGGGGCCTCGACGTGCCCGGGGACGTCTCCGTCGTCGGCTTCGACGACTCGCCGCTCATCGCCTTCACGAGCCCGCCGCTGTCCACCGTGCGCCAGCCGGTGCAGGCGATGGCGACGGCGGCGGTCGGCGCGCTCCTGGAGGAGATCGAGGGAAACCCCGTGCAGCGCACGGAGTTCGTCTTCCAGCCGGAGCTGGTGGTCCGCGGTTCCACCGCGCAGCCGCCCGGCAGGGTGTCGCAAGTCCTTTCGTAA